A portion of the Rahnella variigena genome contains these proteins:
- a CDS encoding ABC transporter substrate-binding protein, whose translation MLHALISLLLMLFLALISLKAQARTIIDIDGNHVEIPDNPQRIVLGESRMLYTLAMLEPGDPVRRIVGWPLDLKKYDSQIWAIFAQKFPDMLAIPSLGLGGTNDMNPEKVLALKPDLVILPSLARYDDADLRLKAMLDAAHIPVVKIDLRVRLLKNTTRSVAILGEVLNQSARAQAFNRFYDAHMQVIHDRLASYHGKKPTVLLQLHLGRRNECCVTAVKGSLGELLSFAGGDNIASKTVQGVFGRLNEEVVIMAQPEVYIATGAGAAEDQNDLKLGPAITPDMAQQSLRELTARQNGLRELKALHNGRTGIIWQNFYLSPWHVAATEFMAKTLYPELFTDIEPEHTLKQIFHDYLPIPYSGTFFATGGQ comes from the coding sequence ATGCTACATGCGCTGATTAGCCTGCTGCTTATGTTGTTTCTGGCGCTGATAAGTCTGAAAGCGCAGGCGCGGACCATTATCGATATCGACGGCAATCATGTTGAAATTCCGGATAATCCGCAACGTATTGTGCTGGGAGAAAGTCGCATGCTCTATACGCTGGCGATGCTGGAACCCGGCGATCCGGTCAGACGCATCGTCGGCTGGCCCCTTGATTTGAAGAAATATGACAGTCAGATCTGGGCGATATTTGCGCAGAAGTTTCCCGATATGCTGGCTATTCCGTCGCTGGGGCTGGGCGGGACTAATGACATGAATCCTGAAAAGGTGCTGGCGCTCAAACCGGATCTGGTCATTTTGCCGAGTCTGGCGCGCTATGACGATGCAGATTTACGGCTAAAAGCCATGCTCGACGCCGCGCATATTCCGGTTGTTAAAATAGATCTCCGTGTGCGTCTGCTTAAAAATACCACGCGCAGTGTGGCTATCCTGGGCGAAGTGCTTAATCAGAGCGCAAGAGCGCAGGCTTTCAATCGCTTCTACGATGCGCATATGCAGGTCATTCATGACCGCCTGGCTTCTTACCACGGGAAAAAGCCGACCGTGCTGCTTCAGCTACATCTTGGACGCCGGAATGAATGTTGCGTAACGGCGGTAAAGGGAAGTCTTGGTGAACTGCTGTCCTTTGCCGGGGGGGATAACATCGCCAGCAAAACGGTACAGGGCGTCTTTGGACGATTAAATGAGGAAGTGGTGATCATGGCGCAACCCGAAGTTTACATCGCTACCGGCGCGGGTGCTGCTGAAGATCAGAATGATTTGAAACTCGGTCCGGCGATCACCCCCGACATGGCGCAGCAGAGCCTGCGTGAATTAACGGCCAGACAGAATGGATTACGTGAACTGAAAGCCCTGCATAATGGCCGAACGGGGATAATTTGGCAGAATTTCTACTTAAGTCCATGGCACGTTGCCGCCACGGAGTTCATGGCGAAGACACTTTATCCGGAACTGTTTACGGATATCGAACCGGAACACACGTTGAAGCAGATTTTCCATGATTATCTGCCGATACCTTACAGCGGGACATTCTTTGCGACCGGAGGTCAGTAA
- a CDS encoding methionine-R-sulfoxide reductase gives MNKELNEFERFVIENKGTERPYTGEYNEHFSPGRYVCKRCSAPLYSSEHKFESHCGWPAFDDEIPGAVERVPDADSRRTEIVCANCKAHLGHVFEGEYLTEKNLRHCVNSVSMVFESADERGNYHKAE, from the coding sequence ATGAATAAAGAACTCAACGAATTCGAACGTTTTGTTATTGAAAATAAAGGGACGGAGCGCCCTTATACCGGTGAATATAATGAGCACTTTTCACCGGGCCGTTATGTCTGCAAAAGATGTTCTGCGCCGCTGTATTCGTCAGAACATAAATTCGAATCTCACTGCGGCTGGCCCGCTTTTGATGATGAAATTCCGGGTGCGGTTGAGCGCGTGCCTGATGCCGATAGCCGCAGAACCGAAATTGTCTGTGCCAACTGCAAGGCGCATCTGGGGCATGTCTTTGAGGGAGAATATTTAACCGAGAAGAATCTGCGTCACTGTGTGAACTCCGTTTCAATGGTTTTTGAAAGCGCAGACGAGCGTGGTAATTATCACAAAGCGGAATAA
- the dctP gene encoding TRAP transporter substrate-binding protein DctP: MELIRKPLAFALTLLLLPAAVSATTTLRYTDHEPLGGMRTGFIHDVFFPAVEKESQGRLKIKAHWGGELSTSYDALRTVREGKTADIGIVVPEYAAKELPLHQIFKSFPVGPSGDKQIAFFRRVFTEIPAFPAELKKAGVVNVLIATGYPLAFFSTHPLKNLEDIKGTTWRSASFWHQGFLRNAGATPVTMQWGPQTVEAFKTGTLDGIMVNVDSGYDLRIQKMAPDVLVSKELWLGHVYLLVMNQKVWNELAQQDKDAITRAAGIAYKTAGSVMDSNYEPQLDALRKEGANVRELQHSEVTHWKKVTRYQDAQAQWVKEQEAQGNTLAVPVMEKVSVLMTESMNSR, encoded by the coding sequence ATGGAATTAATCAGAAAACCTCTGGCGTTTGCGCTCACCCTGCTCCTTTTACCGGCGGCTGTTTCAGCCACCACCACCTTGCGATATACCGATCACGAACCGCTGGGCGGAATGCGTACAGGTTTTATCCACGACGTGTTCTTCCCTGCTGTCGAAAAAGAATCTCAGGGTCGCCTTAAGATTAAAGCGCACTGGGGCGGCGAACTTTCGACCAGCTACGACGCATTACGCACCGTGCGCGAGGGAAAGACAGCAGATATCGGCATTGTCGTGCCGGAATATGCCGCGAAAGAACTGCCGCTGCATCAGATCTTCAAAAGCTTTCCGGTCGGGCCTTCCGGCGATAAGCAAATTGCTTTCTTCCGTCGCGTTTTTACTGAAATCCCCGCCTTCCCTGCTGAACTGAAAAAAGCAGGCGTAGTGAATGTGCTGATTGCCACGGGTTATCCGCTGGCATTTTTCAGCACACATCCGCTCAAAAACCTCGAGGATATTAAAGGGACAACCTGGCGTTCAGCCAGTTTCTGGCATCAGGGTTTTCTGCGTAATGCCGGTGCCACGCCGGTAACCATGCAGTGGGGGCCGCAGACTGTGGAAGCCTTTAAAACCGGTACGCTGGACGGCATTATGGTCAATGTCGACAGCGGTTATGATCTTAGAATTCAAAAGATGGCCCCTGATGTTTTAGTCTCGAAAGAGCTGTGGCTGGGCCATGTTTATCTGCTGGTGATGAATCAGAAAGTCTGGAACGAGCTGGCGCAGCAGGATAAAGACGCCATCACCCGCGCTGCCGGCATCGCCTACAAAACTGCCGGTTCAGTGATGGACAGCAATTATGAACCACAGCTCGATGCCCTGCGCAAAGAGGGCGCAAATGTCCGCGAGCTGCAACACAGCGAAGTGACCCACTGGAAAAAGGTTACCCGCTATCAGGACGCTCAGGCTCAGTGGGTAAAAGAGCAAGAAGCACAAGGCAACACACTGGCCGTGCCGGTGATGGAAAAAGTCAGCGTGCTGATGACTGAGTCGATGAACTCCCGCTGA
- a CDS encoding NADH-dependent flavin oxidoreductase encodes MKQTPLLEKFPLGKSVTLRNRIVMAPMTTWAGNDDGTVSDEEEAYYRRRVQDIGLVITGCTHVQENGIGFTGEFAAYDDKFIPGLKRLAMAAKSGGAPAILQIFHAGVKTSPELVSDIVAASAIPGDAGPFAPSVTPRELTCTEVETVIQAFGEATRRAIEAGFDGVELHGAHGFLLQNFFSPHSNRREDQWGGSLKNRMRFPLSVIESVRKTIADHATHPFLMGYRISPDEHYEDGLRIDESLQLVDRLVDEGIDYLHVSLGNALVARPVDAPNGPKVIEIVRDHLAGRIPLIVAGQLRTPEQAEDAVKAGVSLTAVGQGMVMNPDWVQFVDGKAEGKIALNIAASDVEKLAIPQKLWRVIEETTGWFNIR; translated from the coding sequence ATGAAACAAACTCCACTACTAGAAAAATTTCCACTTGGTAAAAGTGTGACGCTGCGCAACCGTATTGTGATGGCTCCGATGACGACCTGGGCGGGTAATGATGACGGCACGGTATCTGATGAGGAAGAAGCATATTATCGTCGACGCGTTCAGGATATCGGGCTGGTCATTACTGGCTGTACACATGTTCAGGAAAACGGCATTGGGTTTACGGGAGAGTTTGCTGCGTATGACGACAAATTTATTCCGGGTTTAAAGCGCCTTGCTATGGCTGCAAAAAGCGGTGGAGCACCGGCAATTTTACAAATATTCCATGCAGGTGTAAAAACCAGCCCTGAACTGGTTTCGGATATTGTGGCTGCAAGTGCTATTCCCGGTGACGCCGGTCCTTTCGCACCGTCCGTTACCCCTCGTGAACTGACATGCACTGAAGTCGAAACTGTTATTCAGGCTTTCGGGGAAGCAACTCGCCGTGCAATAGAAGCAGGATTTGATGGTGTTGAGCTACATGGTGCCCATGGTTTTTTACTTCAAAACTTTTTCTCACCTCATTCCAACCGTAGAGAAGATCAATGGGGCGGCTCTCTTAAAAACCGTATGCGTTTCCCGCTCAGCGTCATTGAGAGTGTGCGTAAAACGATTGCTGATCATGCAACCCATCCCTTCCTGATGGGATACCGCATTTCCCCGGATGAGCATTACGAAGATGGGTTGCGCATTGATGAGTCGCTTCAGCTGGTTGACCGCCTGGTCGATGAGGGTATCGATTATCTTCATGTATCACTCGGTAATGCACTTGTAGCCAGACCAGTTGATGCACCGAATGGCCCCAAAGTCATCGAAATCGTGCGTGATCACCTTGCTGGACGTATACCTCTGATTGTTGCCGGGCAGTTGCGAACACCAGAGCAAGCCGAGGATGCTGTAAAAGCAGGGGTATCATTGACGGCAGTAGGTCAGGGTATGGTTATGAACCCAGACTGGGTTCAATTCGTGGATGGCAAAGCTGAAGGAAAAATTGCTCTCAATATTGCTGCATCAGACGTAGAGAAACTTGCTATACCCCAAAAACTGTGGCGTGTAATTGAGGAAACGACTGGCTGGTTTAACATCCGTTAA
- a CDS encoding alpha/beta hydrolase, whose product MSKKTGGLSRRNFILTSSVASAGLLMAGHASAMLSPTPNTSGTTTHVDGITVTSVLFRNNEIMMSGNIYVPPDFSENRQYAAIVVVHPGGGVKEQTAGLYALKLAKEGFVTLAFDASHQGASGGLPRFVDDPMKRVVDFYSAVDYLTTLPYVDNNRIGALGVCAGSGITVKASMTERRIKALATVSAVDVGAATRKGWEGTTSESELIPTLDAVAKQRTVEAAGGAPVYVNYVPKLGDTSAPKDLQEAADYYLTERGKYPTSTNQMLMTSISTLASFTGFEGADVYLTQPLLIVAGSKAGSLWHSQELHNTAASVQKTLHIIPGATHMDLYDGQGATVAASKLAPFFKKNLA is encoded by the coding sequence ATGAGTAAAAAAACAGGTGGGTTAAGTCGCCGTAATTTTATCCTGACGAGTTCAGTGGCCTCAGCAGGATTACTGATGGCGGGTCATGCCTCAGCCATGCTCTCACCTACACCTAATACATCTGGCACCACTACACACGTAGATGGCATCACAGTCACCAGCGTTCTGTTCCGGAACAATGAGATAATGATGTCCGGAAATATCTACGTCCCCCCGGATTTCAGCGAAAACCGTCAATACGCTGCTATTGTCGTTGTCCACCCTGGTGGTGGCGTTAAGGAACAGACAGCTGGACTTTATGCCCTCAAACTGGCTAAAGAAGGATTTGTCACCCTGGCGTTTGATGCCTCCCATCAGGGGGCTAGTGGCGGATTACCGCGTTTTGTTGATGACCCCATGAAGCGAGTCGTCGATTTCTATAGCGCAGTCGATTACCTGACGACTCTGCCTTATGTCGATAATAATCGAATCGGCGCATTAGGCGTTTGTGCAGGCAGTGGTATCACGGTTAAAGCGTCGATGACGGAACGCCGAATCAAAGCGCTGGCAACGGTCAGTGCCGTAGATGTTGGAGCAGCGACCCGTAAAGGCTGGGAAGGAACAACATCAGAATCTGAACTCATTCCAACTCTGGATGCGGTTGCTAAACAGCGCACAGTCGAAGCAGCAGGCGGCGCACCGGTTTATGTCAACTATGTGCCCAAATTGGGTGATACCAGTGCCCCCAAAGATCTTCAGGAAGCTGCGGACTACTATCTGACCGAACGCGGAAAATATCCGACTTCTACCAATCAAATGCTGATGACAAGTATCAGTACGCTGGCGTCTTTCACCGGATTTGAAGGGGCGGATGTCTATTTAACACAACCACTTCTGATTGTAGCCGGTAGTAAAGCAGGATCGCTCTGGCACAGCCAGGAATTACACAACACTGCGGCCTCTGTTCAAAAAACGCTGCATATCATTCCGGGTGCCACCCATATGGACCTCTATGATGGTCAGGGTGCAACGGTTGCAGCGAGTAAGCTGGCTCCTTTCTTCAAGAAAAATCTCGCATAG
- a CDS encoding LysR family transcriptional regulator, translating into MRRKNVNDYQAFIAVAREKSFTKAAAQLGVSQSALSYTVRTLEADLGLRLLTRTTRSVSVTEAGERLLSRIGPHFDEIESEIAALSGLREKPAGTVRITAVEHAADTILWPKLAPLMLEYPDINIEIISEYGLKDIVAERYDAGVRLGEQVDKDMVSLPLARDFRFAVVGAPSYFMGKSYPGTPRDLNDHSCIRLRLPTHGGFYTWEFRKDETEIKVRIDGRATFSTINMMRQAALDGLGLAYLPLDIVENYLENGMLVQVLTDWCPPRPPYHLYYPSRLQHSPAFALVLKALRAP; encoded by the coding sequence ATGCGCCGTAAAAATGTGAACGATTATCAAGCTTTTATCGCAGTTGCCCGTGAAAAAAGTTTCACAAAAGCGGCCGCTCAGTTAGGTGTCTCGCAGTCGGCACTGAGCTACACGGTAAGGACTCTTGAAGCAGATCTTGGCCTTCGCCTTCTTACCCGTACCACGCGTAGCGTTTCTGTGACAGAAGCTGGCGAGCGGCTACTTTCCCGTATAGGACCACATTTTGACGAAATTGAAAGTGAGATCGCCGCACTCAGCGGGTTGAGAGAAAAACCAGCCGGTACTGTGCGTATTACTGCCGTTGAACATGCAGCCGATACAATTCTCTGGCCTAAACTCGCCCCGCTGATGCTTGAGTATCCCGATATCAACATTGAAATTATCAGCGAGTACGGACTCAAAGATATTGTCGCTGAGCGTTATGATGCTGGCGTTCGGTTGGGCGAACAGGTCGATAAGGATATGGTTTCCCTGCCACTTGCCAGGGACTTTCGTTTTGCAGTGGTCGGTGCGCCCTCTTATTTCATGGGGAAGTCCTATCCGGGAACGCCTCGTGATTTAAACGATCATAGCTGTATCAGATTACGCCTGCCCACTCATGGCGGATTCTATACCTGGGAGTTTCGCAAGGATGAGACGGAAATTAAGGTCCGTATTGATGGACGAGCGACTTTCAGCACGATAAATATGATGAGGCAGGCCGCCCTTGATGGACTGGGACTTGCTTATCTGCCGCTAGATATCGTGGAGAATTATCTTGAAAACGGGATGTTAGTCCAGGTGCTGACAGACTGGTGTCCACCGCGTCCCCCCTATCATCTTTACTACCCCAGCCGTCTACAACATTCTCCGGCATTTGCACTTGTGCTCAAAGCACTCCGTGCCCCATAA
- a CDS encoding TetR/AcrR family transcriptional regulator translates to MLKKTETYHKLITAAAACFAEKGFSATSVREISIRAGISQGAMYTYFKSKDDLIKAIVLEEQNSALIGHNTPSGGTYFDRLCTQVTSCISDVGYPVTHRLWVEIIAESARNPELQKTYISSDIIMRKSIAGIITEGIAAGEFRRNINLEEITIILFAFIDGLIARKAINASFSISHDLPMFFELMSKLLN, encoded by the coding sequence ATGTTAAAGAAAACTGAAACCTACCATAAGCTGATTACCGCTGCTGCAGCCTGCTTTGCAGAAAAAGGCTTTAGTGCGACAAGCGTGCGTGAAATTTCCATCCGGGCTGGGATCAGCCAGGGAGCAATGTACACGTATTTCAAGAGCAAAGATGACCTCATCAAGGCAATCGTTCTTGAGGAGCAGAATTCAGCGTTGATAGGCCATAACACTCCATCTGGCGGTACTTATTTCGACCGCCTTTGTACGCAGGTTACTTCATGCATAAGCGATGTAGGTTACCCAGTCACGCATCGACTGTGGGTTGAAATCATTGCGGAATCTGCACGGAACCCTGAATTGCAAAAAACGTATATATCCAGTGATATCATCATGCGGAAAAGTATTGCAGGGATTATCACAGAAGGTATTGCGGCGGGAGAGTTTCGCCGGAACATTAACCTGGAGGAAATCACGATTATACTTTTTGCCTTTATTGACGGTTTAATCGCACGTAAAGCCATAAATGCGTCCTTCTCGATCAGCCATGACCTGCCAATGTTTTTTGAGCTGATGTCAAAATTATTGAATTAG
- a CDS encoding arginase family protein, translating to MTSKTLRLLFPQWQGGNNPPYHLGSLLLSYLSPESDGPVESVPVDEPTTEPLVEVDGINAKPQIIRQLKDAAALIEKHDPDSIVVFGGDCLVSLAPFSHLLNKYGDRLGVLWIDSHPDVQTAKQYPNAHAHVLGALIGTGDKDLLAHVATRLNPSKIMIAGIHDPLTYEAEYLAHHNIATIGPEQIKDDGKDVIEWIKKENIEYLAIHIDLDVLDPSLFRSVLFARPGRGEHDFGDVAEGKLTIENVLNLIAQANSKAQPVGLTIAEHLPWDMLNLKNMLSALPLIK from the coding sequence ATGACCAGTAAAACACTCAGATTATTATTTCCTCAATGGCAAGGTGGCAATAATCCCCCCTATCATCTTGGCTCGCTTCTTCTCTCGTATCTTTCACCCGAATCGGATGGTCCTGTTGAGTCTGTTCCGGTCGATGAGCCCACAACGGAGCCATTGGTTGAGGTGGACGGCATTAACGCTAAACCTCAAATTATCAGGCAACTCAAGGATGCAGCCGCTCTGATTGAGAAACATGATCCCGATTCAATTGTCGTATTTGGCGGCGATTGCCTGGTATCACTGGCACCTTTTTCACATCTGCTCAATAAATACGGTGATAGACTCGGTGTGCTCTGGATTGACTCCCATCCCGACGTACAGACTGCAAAACAATATCCAAACGCCCATGCTCATGTTCTGGGAGCACTGATTGGAACAGGTGATAAAGACTTGCTTGCTCATGTGGCCACCAGACTCAATCCCTCAAAAATAATGATTGCCGGTATCCACGATCCACTGACTTATGAAGCGGAATACCTTGCTCATCATAACATTGCGACTATCGGTCCTGAACAAATCAAAGACGACGGGAAAGACGTTATTGAGTGGATTAAAAAGGAAAATATTGAATATCTGGCGATACACATTGATCTGGACGTTCTCGATCCATCACTTTTCCGTTCTGTTCTTTTCGCAAGGCCTGGCAGAGGAGAGCATGACTTTGGTGACGTGGCAGAAGGCAAACTGACTATTGAAAATGTACTCAACCTGATAGCTCAGGCTAACTCAAAAGCACAACCTGTTGGCCTGACGATCGCTGAACATTTGCCCTGGGATATGCTGAACCTCAAGAATATGCTCAGTGCGTTACCGCTTATAAAGTAA
- a CDS encoding TonB-dependent receptor domain-containing protein, with protein sequence MFKSFTQQGLVKNVIFMGTILTTTFNVNAAQAVKDTTDLAANKTPASEAIRKKPVVRTAQDLAQNNEEVMTVTETIPDKKPGSKTTITAAEMQQKGGNDFGTIMRYEPLITATGSSGGSGNGKSGFDRNGYTGYNIRGLESNRVGIDVDGIPQPSATGRSYASRAGLGTSGIGRDYIDPYIYGQVDIESGATSADRANTSIGGAVSFLPKSADDYLRPGKETYFGYQSDYDSSDRSWHNGITAAAGDETLRGLIAISRRDGQETSNNSGTHDAYPANWHSDAVMTSVIWQPNDEHKVTGTLDYYEKVNHTHYDAWNSSGSAILGTAQQQSNTRRWGATLKDEWTPFNDYVDAIVSKVYYQYTQAHDNTYMPNASKQMMNVYSNYDVNTFGGETSWLKTLGRHELSAGINGRMSNTERPFRESPEQSVYTTIMQPEANSRSYILGGFLQDTMKFDLDGHDFSIVPAVRVAYQNTKAKDLSDLSNSTVSEGQVSTLYGKANSDTQFLPSLAFTYDITPKLMTYLQYRRGAQFPDASQLYGSWNLGSSYAGSQQYALIGNTDLKTETSNNFEWGMKGEATEGVTFKTSVFYNTYKNFIANTRYSRAANPGMFTNVPSNIYTIYQAENRDEAFIYGGDLSTKINYGTWFSSVDGLSTTFALGYAKGESKSSYDGDKYVDLDSVPPMKFVAGVAWDDPSGVYGTALTATFVKGKKAEATNRQSYTNAGTPITGSTTEYMNVPGYGMVDATAYWKVAKNVKLSGGVYNITDRKYWDYLSSRTLTDTTNQDEYNKALAVMPGRSFQLGVNVDF encoded by the coding sequence ATGTTCAAATCCTTTACACAGCAGGGTTTGGTGAAAAACGTCATTTTCATGGGGACGATTCTCACCACCACCTTTAACGTAAATGCAGCACAAGCGGTTAAAGACACCACCGATCTGGCAGCCAATAAAACGCCAGCTTCTGAAGCCATCAGGAAAAAACCGGTGGTGCGTACTGCGCAGGATCTGGCGCAGAACAATGAAGAAGTGATGACGGTTACCGAAACGATACCGGATAAAAAACCGGGCTCGAAAACCACTATCACCGCAGCAGAAATGCAGCAAAAAGGCGGCAATGATTTCGGCACTATCATGCGTTATGAGCCCCTGATCACCGCAACCGGCTCCAGCGGCGGTTCCGGCAACGGCAAAAGCGGCTTCGACCGTAACGGTTATACCGGCTATAACATCCGTGGTCTGGAAAGCAACCGCGTCGGCATCGATGTCGACGGCATTCCACAGCCAAGCGCCACCGGCCGCAGCTACGCAAGCCGCGCGGGTCTGGGCACCTCCGGTATTGGCCGTGATTACATCGATCCTTACATTTACGGCCAGGTAGATATCGAATCCGGCGCCACCTCCGCTGATCGCGCCAACACCTCAATCGGCGGTGCCGTTTCCTTCCTGCCAAAATCTGCCGATGATTATCTGCGTCCGGGCAAGGAAACCTATTTCGGTTACCAGTCTGATTATGATTCTTCCGACCGCTCCTGGCACAACGGCATCACCGCCGCCGCAGGTGATGAAACCCTGCGTGGTCTGATCGCCATCAGCCGCCGCGACGGCCAGGAAACCAGCAATAACAGCGGAACGCACGATGCGTATCCGGCTAACTGGCACTCCGACGCAGTCATGACATCCGTTATCTGGCAGCCAAATGACGAACATAAAGTCACCGGTACGCTCGATTATTACGAAAAAGTAAACCATACCCATTACGATGCGTGGAACAGCTCAGGCAGCGCCATTCTCGGCACCGCACAGCAGCAAAGTAACACCCGCCGCTGGGGCGCGACGCTGAAAGACGAATGGACACCGTTCAACGATTACGTCGATGCTATTGTTTCGAAAGTGTATTACCAGTACACGCAGGCGCACGACAATACCTACATGCCGAACGCCAGTAAGCAGATGATGAACGTCTATTCCAACTATGACGTCAACACTTTCGGCGGGGAAACCAGCTGGCTGAAAACGCTGGGTCGTCATGAGCTGAGCGCCGGTATCAACGGTCGTATGTCCAACACTGAACGTCCGTTCCGTGAAAGCCCGGAGCAAAGCGTTTACACCACTATCATGCAGCCGGAAGCGAACAGCCGTTCTTATATTCTCGGCGGCTTCCTGCAGGACACCATGAAGTTTGACCTTGATGGCCATGACTTCTCCATCGTGCCTGCTGTGCGTGTGGCGTATCAGAACACCAAAGCGAAAGATCTGTCTGACTTGTCCAACAGCACCGTCTCTGAAGGCCAGGTTTCTACCCTATATGGCAAAGCCAATTCCGATACGCAATTTCTGCCGTCCCTGGCGTTCACCTATGACATCACGCCTAAGCTGATGACTTACCTGCAATATCGTCGTGGTGCGCAATTCCCGGATGCCAGCCAGCTTTACGGTTCCTGGAACCTCGGTTCTTCTTATGCCGGTTCTCAGCAATACGCGCTGATCGGCAACACGGATTTGAAAACCGAGACCAGCAATAACTTCGAATGGGGTATGAAAGGTGAAGCGACTGAAGGTGTAACCTTCAAGACTTCCGTTTTCTACAACACCTACAAAAACTTTATTGCCAACACCCGCTACAGCCGTGCTGCCAACCCGGGCATGTTCACCAATGTGCCCTCCAATATTTATACGATTTATCAGGCCGAAAACCGCGATGAAGCGTTTATCTATGGTGGCGATCTGAGCACCAAAATTAACTACGGTACCTGGTTCAGCAGCGTTGACGGTCTGAGCACCACCTTCGCACTGGGTTATGCCAAAGGTGAATCGAAATCCAGCTACGATGGCGACAAGTATGTGGATCTCGACAGCGTGCCGCCAATGAAATTTGTCGCTGGCGTGGCGTGGGATGATCCATCCGGCGTGTACGGTACTGCGCTGACCGCGACTTTCGTCAAAGGTAAAAAAGCCGAAGCGACAAACCGTCAGAGCTACACCAACGCCGGTACGCCAATCACGGGTTCCACCACCGAATACATGAACGTACCGGGCTACGGTATGGTTGATGCAACGGCGTACTGGAAAGTCGCGAAGAACGTGAAACTCAGCGGTGGTGTTTACAACATCACCGACCGCAAATACTGGGATTACCTGAGCAGCCGTACTCTGACTGATACCACTAATCAGGATGAATACAACAAGGCACTGGCCGTGATGCCAGGTCGCAGCTTCCAGCTGGGCGTCAATGTTGATTTCTAA
- a CDS encoding siderophore-interacting protein, with the protein MTQHRNETPAVNLPVRVKNDLVFRHITVKSSENVAGCFQRIVLNGDDLKGFNSRGFDDHIKLFFPANPGDVITPPTATDEGIVWGEGPRPLNREYTPLHFDAQANELTLDFYLHDGGVASEWAAGAKPGDKLIIGGPRGSLIIPTTYAWQLYVCDETGLPAVKRRLRELKQPASAAKVTVLVKVKDVSCVSYLDDEKEFDIEWVVSEEQNGYQEDDAAVKKLKSISLPESDYYIWATGEGKFVKGLNDYFVENRGLDANLVRCVAYWHNK; encoded by the coding sequence ATGACTCAACATCGCAACGAAACCCCTGCCGTAAACTTGCCTGTCCGCGTCAAAAACGACCTGGTTTTCCGTCATATCACCGTCAAAAGCAGCGAAAACGTGGCTGGCTGTTTTCAGCGTATCGTGTTGAACGGCGACGATCTGAAAGGTTTTAACTCGCGTGGTTTTGATGACCACATCAAACTGTTTTTCCCGGCAAATCCCGGTGATGTGATCACGCCGCCGACCGCGACCGACGAAGGCATTGTCTGGGGCGAAGGGCCGCGTCCGCTTAACCGCGAATACACGCCGCTGCATTTCGATGCACAAGCCAACGAACTGACGCTGGATTTCTATCTTCACGATGGCGGTGTCGCCAGTGAATGGGCGGCTGGCGCGAAGCCGGGCGATAAACTGATCATCGGCGGACCGCGCGGTTCACTGATTATCCCGACCACTTACGCATGGCAGTTGTATGTCTGCGATGAAACCGGTCTTCCGGCGGTGAAGCGCCGTTTGCGCGAGCTGAAACAGCCCGCGTCTGCCGCGAAAGTGACCGTGCTGGTCAAAGTGAAAGATGTCAGTTGCGTTAGCTACTTAGACGATGAAAAAGAGTTCGACATCGAATGGGTTGTCAGTGAAGAACAAAACGGTTATCAGGAAGATGACGCGGCAGTTAAAAAACTGAAAAGCATTTCTTTGCCGGAAAGTGATTACTACATCTGGGCGACCGGCGAGGGGAAATTTGTTAAAGGGCTGAATGATTACTTCGTCGAAAATCGCGGACTGGACGCCAATCTGGTGCGTTGTGTCGCTTACTGGCACAACAAGTAA